A genomic segment from Acyrthosiphon pisum isolate AL4f chromosome A3, pea_aphid_22Mar2018_4r6ur, whole genome shotgun sequence encodes:
- the LOC100160872 gene encoding RING finger protein 37 yields MLMNACDPIFNASIQLDGSCISREDYSVENLISPDAGLRKRGFLCETFIRPPVSLTFSFPFAFDIKYVVIGTRVGGQKSSGFQILAGRSDNVQKICSMITEKEAILFHDNSTDLSRYGNDYDKCCFNISASRNIRSAEKLSVRIFKTVNSIPAISKLEIWGKISCGVPKEIHQSITRNWEESIRPKQIQTKINNVQPITKINSDVFVMCDDFLDSITYEVMTCPMVFPSGKYVDRTTVEKCIEHDTMYGRTPCDPFTGIPFTDKLKPMPVPELKGRIDSYLIKHADDENVKCIPRAVGKHSFSFYKERQTKKPKVQCSTCNENCNLYNLPCKHLQCRNCLKTERIKCNVCHSNFNRSQIEKYHEDH; encoded by the exons ATG CTAATGAACGCATGTGATCCGATTTTCAATGCCAGTATACAATTGGATGGCAGTTGTATATCACGAGAAGATTATTCCGTAGAAAATCTTATATCGCCAGATGCGGGGTTACGAAAAAGAGGATTTCTATGCGAGACTTTTATTAGACCACCTGTGAGTTTAACATTCAGTTTCCCATTCGCGTTTGACATTAAGTATGTAGTGATTGGCACGCGGGTGGGTGGTCAAAAGTCCTCAGGATTTCAGATATTAGCTGGACGCAGTGACAATGTTCAAAAGATCTGTTCTATGATAACCGAAAAAGAAGCAATATTGTTTCATGATAATAGTACGGATTTATCAAGGTATGGGAACGATTATGATAAATGCTGTTTTAATATATCTGCAAGTAGAAATATCAGATCAGCAGAGAAGTTATCTGTGCGTATTTTCAAAACAGTAAATTCTATTCCAGCAATAAGCAAGTTGGAAATTTGGGGAAAGATATCATGTGGTGTGCCAAAAGAAATTCATCAATCAATAACTCGTAATTGGGAAGAGAGTATAAGACCAAAACagatacaaacaaaaattaacaacgTACAACCGATCACAAAAATTAATTCTGACGTTTTTGTTATGTGTGATGACTTTTTAGATTCAATTACTTATGAAGTAATGACATGTCCTATGGTTTTTCCTAGTGGAAAATATGTCGACAGAACAACAGTAGAAAAGTGCATTGAACATGATACCATGTATGGACGTACACCTTGTGACCCTTTTACTGGAATACCATTTACAGATAAACTAAAGCCGATGCCTGTGCCTGAATTAAAAGGACGAATTGATTCGTATTTAATAAAACACGCAGATGATGAAAATGTTAAGTGTATACCACGTGCAGTGGGTAAacatagttttagtttttacaaagaaCGACAGACTAAAAAACCCAAAGTACAATGTAGCACATGTAATGAAaactgtaatttgtataatttacctTGTAAACACCTGCAATGTAGGAATTGCCTAAAGACTGAGAGAATTAAATGCAATGTTTGTCACAGTAACTTTAATCGAAGtcaaatagaaaaatatcatGAAGACCATTAA
- the LOC100164981 gene encoding Golgin subfamily A member 7 (The RefSeq protein has 1 substitution compared to this genomic sequence) — protein MSPPTIRSSQGNTASQTQGPQYAKVFVQRDYSDGTTVKFMTSFPQGLENKIERTVFEYTINQLNTYFAEAEKASCKTYCEGCFACFTVYTMFLCADTHYEKCLRKVGKFIVEQNEMVYLPRGLLLTNPAERGLRIIKITMLDQPIVART, from the exons ATGTCCCCACCAACTATAAGGTCGTCTCAAGGAAATACAGCCAGTCAGACACAAGGGCCTCAATATGCTAAAGTATTTGTTCAACGAGACTATTCGGATGGCACAACTGTAAAATTTATGACAAGTTTCCCACAAGGACTGGAAAACAAA ATCGAGCGAACAGTTTTTGAATATACAATCAATCagttgaatacatattttgccGAAGCTGAAAAGGCATCATGTAAGACATACTGTGAAGGCTGTTTTGCATGTTTCACTGTGTATACAATGTTTTTGTGTGCAGATACACattatgaaaaa tgttTACGGAAAGTTGGAAAATTTATAGTTGAACAGAATGAAATGGTCTATTTACCAAGAGGTTTGCTGCTTACCAATCCTGCAGAACGAGGGTTAAGAATT ATTGAAATCACTATGCTAGATCAACCTATAGTGGCCAGAACATGA
- the LOC100166997 gene encoding tetratricopeptide repeat protein 1, which produces MSSDSKKGIPSNEELIEELTKNLESSAIKTDFSGGDESHHSESDSEVDTNVNEENEIRDEDYIDDTLLKERDDKLPEEKKRELLQEALSLKNEGNIKFKNQEHEEASKIYTAALRTCPLTFPNYRAIFFANRAAAKSNINIESAIQDCTRAIELDPDYLKAYIRRSKLFERNDKLDEALDDLKKVLEIDRNYTEVAYNARVLQEKINERNEKLKTEMMAKLKDLGNMVLKPFGLSTQNFQLNQDPNTGGYSVNFKQ; this is translated from the exons ATGTCTTCTGATAGTAAAAAGGGAATTCCCTCCAACGAAGAACTCATAGAGGAACTCACTAAGAACTTGGAAAGTTCAGCCATCAAAACAGATTTTTCTGGTGGTGATGAATCTCATCACAGTGAATCGGATTCAGAGGTTGATACTAACGTAAATGAAGAAAATGAAATTAGAGATGAAGATTACATTGATGACACACTGTTAAAGGAAAGAGATGATAAATTACCGGAAGAAAAAAAACGG GAGTTATTGCAAGAAGCtcttagtttaaaaaatgaagGTAACATCAAATTTAAGAATCAAGAACATGAAGAAGCCTCTAAAATATACACAGCTGCATTACGTACTTGTCCATTAACTTTTCCAAATTACAGGGCTATATTTTTCGCAAATCGAGCTGCAGCCAAATCTAACATT AATATAGAAAGTGCTATACAAGATTGTACTCGTGCTATTGAGTTAGATCCTGATTATTTAAAGGCATATATTAGACGTTCTAAATTGTTTGAACGCAATGACAAGCTTGATGAAGCATTAGATGATCTAAAAAAAGTCCTTGAAATTGATCGAAATTACACTGAAGTGGCATACAATGCTAga gtgttacaagaaaaaataaacgagcgtaatgaaaaattaaaaactgaaatgatggCTAAACTTAAAGATTTGGGCAATATGGTACTAAAGCCATTTGGTTTATCTACCCAAAACTTCCAACTTAACCAAGATCCAAACACTGGCGGATACTCAGttaatttcaaacaataa